In Pedobacter sp. SL55, the following proteins share a genomic window:
- a CDS encoding ExbD/TolR family protein, protein MNLKNRKKGHVEVHTAALNDIMFFLMLFFLLASAVVNPQVVKLLLPRSSSGQQANNQKSITVSIDENLNYFVDKKPVSLEAMESQIQSQIQQDTDLTIVLYVARGVSIENTMKVFDVANKLKLKVVLAVEQKK, encoded by the coding sequence ATGAATTTAAAGAACAGAAAAAAAGGTCATGTAGAGGTGCACACAGCTGCCTTAAACGACATCATGTTTTTCTTGATGCTGTTTTTTCTATTGGCCTCAGCTGTGGTAAACCCACAGGTGGTAAAGTTGTTGTTGCCCCGCTCCTCTTCTGGTCAGCAGGCCAACAACCAAAAATCTATTACGGTAAGTATTGATGAAAACCTAAATTATTTCGTTGATAAGAAACCTGTTTCGCTAGAAGCGATGGAATCACAAATACAAAGTCAGATACAACAAGACACCGACTTAACCATTGTATTGTATGTGGCCAGAGGGGTATCTATAGAAAATACCATGAAAGTATTTGATGTGGCTAACAAATTGAAATTGAAAGTTGTTCTTGCAGTAGAACAGAAAAAGTAA
- a CDS encoding MotA/TolQ/ExbB proton channel family protein, translating into MILLQANLQDTVQNLADTAQTVTTAAVKTQEQIHFIDLLFRGGWVMIPLALLAFLALVIFIERYLTVRKASKDDTNLLFQIRQNIKDGRLENAIALCKNTPSPLARMLEKGLKRIGRPIKDIEGAIENTGKLEVAKLEKNIGILGIIAGIAPMLGFVGTIIGVITIFQRVAAEGAIEIGTISDGLYTKMITSATGLIIGIMAYVLYHILNMMVEKIILKMETEAIEFIDLLEEPGK; encoded by the coding sequence ATGATACTATTACAGGCTAATTTACAAGACACAGTGCAAAATTTAGCAGATACAGCACAAACTGTAACTACTGCTGCCGTTAAAACACAAGAGCAAATTCACTTTATAGACCTACTTTTTAGAGGTGGCTGGGTAATGATTCCGCTGGCATTATTAGCGTTTTTAGCCTTGGTTATTTTTATCGAAAGGTATTTAACTGTGCGTAAAGCTTCTAAAGACGATACCAATCTCTTGTTTCAAATTAGACAGAACATTAAAGATGGCCGATTGGAAAATGCCATCGCTTTGTGTAAAAACACACCTTCTCCTTTGGCTCGTATGTTAGAGAAGGGCTTAAAACGTATTGGCCGCCCTATTAAAGATATTGAAGGTGCTATAGAAAACACCGGAAAACTGGAAGTAGCCAAATTAGAAAAGAACATTGGCATTTTGGGCATCATTGCGGGTATTGCGCCCATGTTGGGTTTCGTAGGTACCATCATTGGTGTAATTACCATTTTTCAGCGTGTAGCTGCCGAAGGTGCTATTGAAATTGGCACCATTTCTGACGGTCTTTATACCAAAATGATTACTTCTGCAACAGGGTTGATTATTGGGATTATGGCCTACGTACTTTACCACATCTTAAACATGATGGTAGAGAAAATCATCCTTAAAATGGAAACCGAAGCAATTGAGTTTATCGATCTTTTAGAAGAACCAGGCAAATAA
- a CDS encoding TonB-dependent receptor — MNFNKTTYLTLALIFGATGLHAQDVKPPEKTEKTVSEEIEIIRPYKPVLAEAVKLRRSPDLDNIKTYKAKFNYQLTDRKLALNTDIQKLQAQKVADEREAELLNNYAKGGFGNLGTFLAEAYVGMGKDPALQTGVFFRHFGQSGKLNKQDENRQQLSAFVRSIGESATLNGKLNYQRHGLYFYGINDADPSLNPNPEKQAFNFFELEGEAISKFTADPDALSYAAKVNAYMFNDRFSAKESSFTLNGYLNKRISSFNLGLAASAEFGKTKDLNTDVSNNLLRVNPYIKLQAGGVKIVAGANITQEFGTKSATRIFPAITADFTLIPDFLQLFGEVKGDVNRNTFKDLTDENPFLNQNILIKNSIEKLSFSAGIKGTGGPGFGYKAKVYSREITDMPLFVNNFDSFNKFDVIYDFGKTKILGLEGELSVQVSDNLKWTGKLNMEDYKAGTEKESYFKPQLRLSSNFTFVYNKKLTFDAAVMMQDDSRAKVFTANPLNPDGTYPPVPDFNNESIVTVKGFVDLGLGANYKINNKFSAFVKTNNLLNNNYSRFLYYRLNGINIFGGLTYSF, encoded by the coding sequence ATGAACTTTAATAAAACAACATATTTAACGCTTGCCTTAATTTTCGGCGCAACTGGTTTGCATGCGCAAGATGTAAAACCTCCAGAAAAGACTGAAAAAACGGTTAGCGAAGAAATCGAAATTATAAGACCTTACAAACCTGTATTGGCCGAAGCGGTAAAGTTGAGAAGAAGTCCGGATTTGGATAACATTAAAACTTACAAAGCTAAATTCAACTATCAATTAACAGATAGAAAACTAGCGTTGAATACCGATATCCAAAAGCTACAAGCACAAAAAGTAGCTGATGAGCGTGAAGCCGAACTATTAAACAACTATGCTAAAGGTGGTTTTGGGAACTTGGGTACCTTTCTTGCCGAAGCATACGTAGGTATGGGCAAAGACCCTGCACTGCAAACAGGTGTGTTCTTTAGGCATTTTGGCCAATCTGGCAAGCTGAACAAACAAGACGAAAACCGCCAACAGTTAAGTGCCTTTGTACGCAGCATTGGAGAAAGTGCCACCCTAAACGGCAAGCTAAATTACCAACGCCATGGCCTATATTTTTACGGAATAAACGATGCTGATCCAAGTTTAAATCCAAATCCAGAAAAACAAGCTTTCAATTTCTTTGAACTAGAAGGCGAAGCAATTAGTAAGTTTACCGCTGACCCAGACGCATTAAGTTATGCGGCAAAAGTTAACGCCTATATGTTTAATGATAGGTTTAGCGCCAAAGAAAGTTCATTTACTTTAAATGGCTACTTAAATAAACGCATCAGTAGTTTCAATTTAGGTTTGGCGGCATCGGCAGAGTTTGGCAAAACCAAAGACTTAAACACTGATGTTTCTAATAATTTGTTACGTGTTAATCCGTACATCAAATTGCAAGCAGGTGGTGTAAAAATAGTTGCAGGTGCTAACATTACACAAGAATTTGGCACTAAATCTGCCACTAGGATTTTCCCTGCCATTACTGCAGATTTTACCTTGATCCCAGATTTCTTACAGTTATTTGGAGAGGTTAAGGGAGATGTAAACCGTAACACTTTTAAAGACTTAACTGACGAAAATCCTTTCTTGAACCAAAACATCCTGATTAAAAATAGCATAGAAAAACTAAGTTTTAGTGCTGGTATTAAGGGCACTGGCGGGCCAGGTTTTGGCTACAAAGCAAAGGTTTACAGTAGAGAAATTACCGATATGCCGCTGTTCGTAAATAATTTCGATTCGTTTAATAAATTTGATGTAATCTATGATTTCGGCAAGACAAAAATATTGGGCCTAGAAGGAGAACTATCGGTACAAGTTAGCGACAACCTAAAATGGACCGGTAAACTAAATATGGAAGATTACAAAGCAGGTACCGAGAAAGAAAGCTACTTTAAACCGCAATTACGTTTATCATCAAACTTTACATTTGTGTACAATAAGAAACTCACATTTGATGCTGCCGTTATGATGCAAGACGATAGCAGAGCCAAAGTTTTTACAGCAAACCCTTTAAATCCTGATGGCACTTATCCTCCAGTACCAGATTTTAATAACGAAAGCATCGTAACCGTTAAAGGCTTTGTAGATTTAGGTTTGGGTGCCAACTATAAAATCAACAACAAATTTTCGGCTTTTGTTAAAACAAACAACTTGCTAAACAATAACTACAGCAGATTTTTATACTATCGTTTAAATGGAATCAATATCTTTGGCGGCTTAACCTATTCGTTTTAA
- a CDS encoding energy transducer TonB: MAHNHKEENNYPKALAISTGLMGAFIALSFLWIIGKFEPNEELGMGGMVVNYGTSVEGMGTDYTSMEEPSMDPSANGKKPDQITPDPTTKSTQSQLSDQNLTTQDNEEAVSVNTKAVKSNANPSATQDNKVEQPAINPNALYKGKKNNATGGGDGTGSTPGNQGDVDGDPLTPFYGDGGSGFGNKPLPLSNFKNLVIPEDDGQERGTIMVKIEVNKSGRIVRATAGARGSTFKNNALEDKCERAMLNASLNAISKGPDIRIFYVPFKFIVK; encoded by the coding sequence ATGGCACATAACCATAAAGAAGAAAATAATTATCCAAAAGCTTTGGCCATTTCTACAGGGCTAATGGGGGCTTTTATTGCCCTTAGCTTTTTATGGATAATTGGCAAATTCGAACCTAACGAAGAGTTGGGCATGGGCGGCATGGTGGTAAACTACGGCACATCGGTAGAAGGAATGGGCACAGATTACACCAGTATGGAAGAACCATCAATGGATCCTAGTGCTAATGGCAAAAAGCCAGACCAAATTACGCCAGACCCTACCACGAAAAGCACCCAATCGCAACTGAGTGATCAAAACTTGACCACACAGGATAACGAAGAGGCAGTAAGTGTAAACACCAAAGCGGTTAAAAGTAATGCCAATCCTAGTGCTACGCAAGATAATAAAGTAGAACAGCCTGCAATTAATCCCAATGCACTTTACAAAGGCAAAAAGAACAATGCCACTGGTGGCGGCGATGGTACTGGCTCAACACCTGGCAACCAAGGCGATGTTGATGGCGATCCGCTAACTCCTTTTTACGGTGATGGTGGTTCTGGTTTTGGCAACAAACCATTGCCCTTGAGTAATTTCAAAAATTTGGTAATACCAGAAGACGATGGACAAGAGCGTGGAACCATTATGGTTAAAATTGAAGTGAATAAATCTGGTAGAATTGTGAGAGCAACTGCTGGAGCTAGAGGAAGCACCTTTAAAAACAATGCGCTAGAAGATAAATGCGAAAGAGCGATGCTCAACGCATCTTTAAATGCTATCAGTAAAGGACCAGATATTCGTATTTTCTATGTTCCTTTTAAATTTATAGTAAAATAA
- a CDS encoding SPOR domain-containing protein, whose product MDILQYLIALLKTRKQIGIEGLGTLYKKKTPGRYDAETHSFLPPSYALEFTTAQLENTALSEYIQNKRGISADSAQYFINQFVAEVQQSLANGAYELANLGTLQKADGHLTFTPSQDINTGFDFFALPPVTAAISPASNEEPEEFSKPETVAEQPQIEQVQVPEFEQEINKLEFTDKTSTSKESENVDIVEEQTVTEQLESLNAANQDTASLAETEQEPTAPETFEEVRSVDTNNEVEQEDDQDTWDFEKDNVISEEDLNTEETFVENEAGAAITFTKEEKPEDFKLNSTTQEWNFDTIERKAKQEENVLIEDFDSEELEEQAVAEKTKMPFYQKLLLGLLMVAVALVILYFVRPAIFENFKRDNTNPNEKIAVPIERSNLKSQTDSLSFADSIMKSAEKVGLEVEKAKDTLKVTTTKTAAPTTYTYDVIIASFATEKKASDYVSRMRKKGFDAKISTMHGKRKNISIATYNHIDSAQKYVIKFRKQFNNKDIYAQPIKNK is encoded by the coding sequence ATGGATATATTACAATACCTTATAGCACTTTTAAAAACCCGTAAACAAATAGGAATTGAAGGCTTAGGTACTTTATATAAAAAGAAAACACCAGGAAGGTACGATGCAGAAACCCATTCGTTTTTGCCACCTAGCTATGCTTTAGAGTTTACTACGGCACAGTTAGAAAACACAGCACTTTCCGAATATATCCAAAATAAAAGAGGTATCTCAGCAGATTCTGCTCAATATTTCATTAACCAGTTTGTTGCAGAAGTACAGCAATCTTTAGCAAATGGAGCTTATGAACTGGCCAATCTAGGAACGCTGCAAAAAGCTGATGGCCACCTGACTTTTACGCCGAGCCAAGACATTAATACAGGTTTCGATTTTTTTGCTTTACCCCCAGTAACTGCTGCAATAAGCCCTGCAAGCAATGAGGAACCAGAAGAATTTTCGAAACCTGAGACCGTAGCTGAGCAACCTCAGATAGAGCAAGTGCAGGTTCCAGAATTTGAGCAAGAAATAAATAAACTTGAATTTACAGACAAAACAAGTACTAGCAAAGAAAGCGAGAACGTAGATATTGTAGAAGAACAGACTGTAACAGAACAACTTGAAAGCCTCAACGCAGCAAACCAAGATACCGCTAGCCTAGCTGAAACCGAACAAGAGCCTACAGCACCCGAAACTTTTGAAGAAGTTAGGTCGGTTGACACCAACAATGAAGTAGAGCAAGAAGACGATCAAGATACTTGGGATTTTGAAAAAGATAATGTAATTTCTGAAGAAGACCTTAATACAGAAGAAACATTTGTTGAAAATGAGGCTGGTGCAGCTATTACTTTTACAAAAGAAGAAAAACCAGAAGATTTCAAATTAAATTCTACTACACAAGAATGGAATTTCGATACCATTGAGCGTAAAGCCAAACAGGAAGAAAATGTGCTTATTGAAGATTTTGATAGCGAAGAGCTTGAAGAACAAGCAGTAGCAGAAAAAACCAAAATGCCTTTTTATCAAAAGCTATTACTAGGTTTACTTATGGTGGCTGTAGCTTTGGTTATTCTTTATTTTGTGAGGCCAGCTATTTTTGAAAACTTTAAAAGAGACAACACCAACCCGAACGAAAAAATAGCCGTACCTATTGAAAGAAGCAATTTAAAAAGCCAAACAGATTCTCTTTCTTTTGCAGATAGCATTATGAAAAGTGCTGAAAAAGTAGGGCTAGAGGTAGAAAAAGCAAAAGATACGCTAAAGGTTACCACCACAAAAACAGCAGCGCCCACTACCTATACCTACGATGTGATTATTGCTTCTTTTGCTACAGAAAAAAAAGCAAGCGACTATGTTTCGCGTATGCGTAAAAAAGGGTTCGATGCGAAAATATCTACCATGCATGGCAAACGCAAAAATATAAGCATTGCAACCTACAACCATATAGATTCGGCACAAAAATACGTTATCAAATTTCGTAAGCAATTTAATAACAAAGATATCTATGCTCAACCCATTAAAAACAAATAA